Sequence from the Vibrio alfacsensis genome:
AACTAGAGCGTAATCAACACCAACTTCTAGAGAGCCATTTTCCCAAACAGGAATACCTGCGTAACGTACGTCTAGAGTGTTAACGTTTACTGAACCACCGTTACCAACATCTGGAGTATCGCCCGAGCCCATACCACCGTTGAAGTTATCGTTGCGGTCGTTACGAATCCATGCAAAAGATAGTTTACCTGGACCTGCTTCGATGTTTTCAATACCAGCGCCTGCGCCTGAGATGTTCCAGTAGTAGAAGTCAGAGATATGGATGTCGTGACGTTGGTAGTAACGCTTACCTGCCCATAGAGTAGCTTCAGGTGCAAAGTTTAAAACACCTTTAGCTTGAACGTTGAACTGACGCAGCGCAAATTGAGCATCATCAACACATTTTACGTTAGTGCCCTCAAGGCCACAGTTTGCAGCAGTACCTTCCCAGTCGTTTGAACCGTTAGAAGTCATTGCAAACATTGAGTCAACGTAAAACGTTTTACCGTTGTTGTTGTAAACTTCTTTACCTAATTGAACTTCACCGTAGATATCGCTCTCGTTACCAAGACGACCTACTTTGTTCTTTTCGAACGTTAGTTGTTGACCGCCGTCAGCGTTAACACCAACACCAGCACGCATGTAACCATGAAAGTCCACTGCGAAAGCAGAACCAGCAGCCAAAGTTGCAGCAACAGCAGCAGCAATTACACTTACTTTTTTCATTCTTAACTCCATTAAGGGTATTTATAATTCTGTCTTCCCTGCTCGCTACTTTAGGCGAATATAGGCAGTAAAAACGCGCCTAAAGAAAGAGAGGTAAGATGGGAACAAGTCCCCGTTTGTTTCAACGGTTTTGAGATTACCCGAGGCGTATAAGTATGACTTCCTCCGCCCTAAACTAATTTAAGGGGGATGAGAAGGGATGAGAAAATTTACAGTATGGCGTTTTTTCGAGTTAGATCACCAATAAGGGGAGGAATTAGTAAGTTTATTCAAGTTTCAATCGCTACAAAGTGATATATATTTCATATTTCTGACTCAAAATGGTCAATTAAAGAAATTAAATTACATTCACATTTTTGAATTAAGGTGGTTGACCTTAGTAAGACAAAGTTTTTACTTATAGTTTCTTAATTCGAACAATAAATATTAAAAGTACTCTGATGACTCGACACGGCTCTCGCCCATATCCTCTCGGCGCTACTCTAAATAAGGATGGCTGTAATTTCGCTATCCACGCACCGAGCACGAAAGATATTCAGCTTGCACTGTTTTCTGGCAATGGCAGTTATTCGCTGCACGACTTGCCAGGAGACGATGCGGGTATCCGTCACACGTTTATCCCAGACATTCAACCGGGACAAGAATATGGCTATGTGGTCAGCCATCACGACGAACAACTACTTATCTCTGACCCTTACGCCAAATCCATCAACAAAGCTCTCCATTATCGTCCTCCGTTCTCTCCTGCCAAAAGCTTCGATATGCCAAAATGTGTTGTGATAGACGACAGCTTCGATTGGCAAGAAACGGAACATCCTCGCATCCCACGCGAAGAAATGGTGCTTTTTGAAACCCATGTTAAAGGTTTGACTCAGCAGAACCCTGAAGTTGAAGACGCCATCAAAGGACGCTACCTAGGGCTTGTTTCTCCTCAAATGCTGGCCTTTTACAAACAGCAGAACATCAACACACTTCAGTTGCTGCCTGTGGCCGCCTGTATGCACGAGCCTCATCTCCTAAAAATGGATAAGGTCAATTACTGGGGCTATAACCCATACTTGTTTATGGTGCCAGACCCTCGTTATGCAGAAACTGACGCGGTTACTGAGCTGAAAACGACGATTCGTGAACTGCACAAGCATGGCATCGAAGTCATTCTCGATGTGGTGTACAACCACACCGCGGAGGGAGGAGATGGCCCTACCACATTCAACTTGAAAGCACTCGATCCCCGCTTCTACATCATGCATGGGCAGCATTTTGCGAACTTTACCGGCTGTGGCAATACGGTGGACCTTACCTATCAACCTGCGCTCAATCTCGTGATGGATACACTACGCTATTGGGTGAGTGAGTTTAAAGTCGATGGTTTCCGCTTTGATTTAGCCGCAACACTTGGCCGCCAAGGTGATGATTACAATCCTGAAGCGGCGTTTTTCAAAGCTGTCGCACAAGATCCAGTTCTAAAAGAAACCAAGCTAATCGCTGAACCTTGGGACATTGGACCGAATGGCTATCAAGTCGGAAACTTCCCTTTTGGTTGGAATGAATGTAATGACAAATTACGCGATATTTCACGTAGTTTTTGGCGAGGAGACCAAGGGTATCTAAAAGAATTCGCGACCCGACTCATGGGCTCTCGTGACATCTACAGCGCTGCAAATTGGCCTTACAAGCTGACCGTCAATTACATTACCTATCATGATGGTTTCACACTGCAAGACTTAGTGTCATACAAAAACAAACACAATGAAGCCAATGGCGAACAAAATCGCGATGGTCACGGTGACAATCGCTCTGAAAACTATGGCGTAGAGGGCGAAACAGAGAATTTGATGGTCATCGCCACGCGAGAAAAGCAGAAACGCAACTTAATGGCGAGTCTATTATTTGCTTTCGGAATTCCACACATCCTTACTGCTGATATCCTTTCTCATAGCCAAGGTGGCAATAACAACGCCTACTGCCAAGATAACGAAACCAGCTGGCTAAACTGGTCTGATACCGAGCGTAAGCAGCACTTTAGAACGTGGATGTCACAGATGGTCGCCAATCGTAATCAATACATGGTGCCATTCATTCGTGCATTCAGTGGGGAATATCGGAACAATAACCGCATATTTTGGCATCGTATCGATGGCACACTCATGGAACATGACGATTGGAACCGTTTAAGTTCCGTTGCACTGCATCTCGGTATTGGTAAAGACGGACAAGAACTGGTTTACTTGATTAACCAAACAAACGCACCTGCACGCTTCAAATTACCAAATGACCGAGAACAGCAATGGGTAACGATATGCGATACCAATGTACGCAACTTAAACCCAGGCCATGCCAAAGGGGAAGTGTTGCTGTCACCGACATCCATGGCCATCCTTCACTACCAACCGTGACCATGCACTGATCGCCTTGGACTAATTGCAAAATCGCACAATCGCATAACGTTGAAATATAGAACTTTGGAAACACATTGACTTAAAAACATATTCTTCTGAAAATTTGTTGCACAAGCCAAGCTAGCTGAAAGGCTTGTGCAACAAGGTGAGATAGCTCACTTGTGTAGCACACCATTCGCATTGATGTAACCATGAAACTCATCTACTATTGCCCGCTAAAAATATAATATCTAAAAACGAATTGGTACATGGCTTTCCCTAGATTCTTAATCCGCTATACGCGACCTTACCTATTACTTCTCGGTGGCTTCATTCTCTACTCTTCTTATGAGCAAATTGGCGACTCAGAAGCGGTGGTTTACCGACAATCTCAAACCAATATTATTACCGCAAAGCGGCTTGTTAAATCACAAGTTGAAGCCGCATACGCCAAGCTTTTTTTATTGGAAGCAGCACTAAAATCCAGTAACGAAAATCCAAATACAAAAGCCTTTACCGAAGTCAGTGATAGTATCGTCGAATTCTCCCCTCAATATTCTGCAGTGCTCTACTCAACGGATAACCAAGAGAAAGCATACTTTCCTGATGGCGGCATTGCGCTTCAAGATACGTCGAAGTTGCATTGGCATAAGCTCAATACTATTAGCGAACGTTTTTACCTTTCTTCTTTGTATCAAAATACCGACAAACGCTGGGTATTTGCCTTAAAGTATGTTGACCCATCTGTCTCAAAACACCTATGGTTGGAATTTGATCTTCTTCATACCACACAGCAACTTCGTGATTTGAAAACACTCAATGATGGCTACATATTTGTTGTCGACAGAGATACCGGACGCTTAGTTTTCCATCCGGATCCTAGCCGAGTAGGGGATACCTCGGTCAGCTATCACGGTGGTATCAGTGACAAAGTGACGAACGGGCAACAAGTGGGTAAACACGAGTACTATTACCAAGGTGATTACAAAGTTTCTGTATTTGACGCTGAAAATAGAATGCATTGGGTCTATGTTTCGGGCACAGACCGAGCGGATATCATTAACAATAATTATCCTCTTGGTTTAATTGCCGCTTTAATTATGTCACTGCTCGCGCTTTCTTCTGGCGTGTATTACCTTACTGACCAGCTACATCGTTCACTATCGAGGCTGAATAATGTCACCAACGTGGGCGAATTTAGAGATCAAATTAAACGTATCCTCAACCGCTTTTGCTACCACAATGGCATTCAACTTTGCTTATACGACGGCATGAATCACGGGATTTACACGCTCGACTATCATGGCAATCGACGACTTGCTCTGGTTGATAAGTCCTATCCATCGCGCTTTGATCCGAGTAACCCTGCTAAAAGCCAAGTTTTGAGTCAAGATGACCTCGTTCAAAAGCTCAAAATAAGCCGCAAAAACTACAGTATGCCATTGTTTGATGGTAGCGATCTGATGGCCGTGCTTTACATTAGCTATCAAACACCGCCAAACAAATATGTATTAAACCTGATCCAGAGTTATGCTCAAACGACCTTAGTGAATCTTCGTCTTCGCGAGCGCTTACGTCACCAAGATCCCGTTACCCAACTTGAAAATAAAACCGGCTTGGCAACACATATCGCTCGTGAACTCGGGGAGAATGAACGTTTTGTCGCAACCGTTGATATCGACAACTTTAGCCGTATTAACGAAATTTATGGCTATCCTGTGGGTGATCTCATTATTAAGCAAACTGCGAATGTACTGCGAGATAGCTTCCCTAAACCAATGGGAATTTGCGTTGCCCGAACCGGAGGTGATGAGTTTACCTTACTCTTTAAAGCAGGCAGCCTTAGTGAAGCCCAAAAGCAACTCGAACACTTTAAAGATGAGCTAAAAAATGACTGGATTTCAATGGGAGATGGCAACATCAAATTCACCGTCAGCATCGGTGTGACGGGCTTAGAAAACAATTATCATCATACTGTTGCTCAAATAGATAAAGCCATGATGCAAGCAAAACGACTCGGAAAGAATCGCGTTTGTTGCGCTGAGTAGCCTCAACGTTCCACACCAATTTAAAACTCAAATCTCGGGCCAGAATGAACAGCAATCTGGCCCTTTCTTTTTCGATGACTCGCCATTCTCCATCTCACCCACACTCCCGATCATCCACTCTCAGGCTCGCTTACCAACTGTCGTAATCAATCGTCCTCGCCCCACACATCACATTGATTCCATGCCCTCAATCAGTTTATTTATCCATCACCATTGTGGTTATTCATTAATCACGGTATATTTATGAGCTATAACTTCAAATGAACCATCACCATAGAAGTCTCCAAAAATGACCACTTACCTCTACACTCGGCACTCTCCCAAAAATAGAGCTTATCAAGAACAACTAAACGCGTTGCAAGTAATAGATCCAGACGCTCAACATTTTGAAGATCAATTACATGGCTGCGTAGCACCTGAAGAACAAGAAGCCTTTCAGAAGCTGCTCAATATTGTTAAAACTGGCGATACGATCATTCTGTGGTGGCTGACGGCTTTTGGTCGTGATTTCAGCCAAGCGCTCAATACGATAACCACCCTACTAGACAAAGGCGTGACGCTAAAAACCGTTTGTGAACCACTCACTTTTGAGCCCGATTCAGAACAAACTCAAACCTTATTAGCGCTACTCTCTGGATACGGTAAAGTGCAAACCCAACATCGATTATTCGCGGCGGAGCAAGGCCGAAAAGCCATAAAAGAACAGCCAAATATGTGGCA
This genomic interval carries:
- the glgX gene encoding glycogen debranching protein GlgX, which produces MTRHGSRPYPLGATLNKDGCNFAIHAPSTKDIQLALFSGNGSYSLHDLPGDDAGIRHTFIPDIQPGQEYGYVVSHHDEQLLISDPYAKSINKALHYRPPFSPAKSFDMPKCVVIDDSFDWQETEHPRIPREEMVLFETHVKGLTQQNPEVEDAIKGRYLGLVSPQMLAFYKQQNINTLQLLPVAACMHEPHLLKMDKVNYWGYNPYLFMVPDPRYAETDAVTELKTTIRELHKHGIEVILDVVYNHTAEGGDGPTTFNLKALDPRFYIMHGQHFANFTGCGNTVDLTYQPALNLVMDTLRYWVSEFKVDGFRFDLAATLGRQGDDYNPEAAFFKAVAQDPVLKETKLIAEPWDIGPNGYQVGNFPFGWNECNDKLRDISRSFWRGDQGYLKEFATRLMGSRDIYSAANWPYKLTVNYITYHDGFTLQDLVSYKNKHNEANGEQNRDGHGDNRSENYGVEGETENLMVIATREKQKRNLMASLLFAFGIPHILTADILSHSQGGNNNAYCQDNETSWLNWSDTERKQHFRTWMSQMVANRNQYMVPFIRAFSGEYRNNNRIFWHRIDGTLMEHDDWNRLSSVALHLGIGKDGQELVYLINQTNAPARFKLPNDREQQWVTICDTNVRNLNPGHAKGEVLLSPTSMAILHYQP
- a CDS encoding maltoporin, encoding MKKVSVIAAAVAATLAAGSAFAVDFHGYMRAGVGVNADGGQQLTFEKNKVGRLGNESDIYGEVQLGKEVYNNNGKTFYVDSMFAMTSNGSNDWEGTAANCGLEGTNVKCVDDAQFALRQFNVQAKGVLNFAPEATLWAGKRYYQRHDIHISDFYYWNISGAGAGIENIEAGPGKLSFAWIRNDRNDNFNGGMGSGDTPDVGNGGSVNVNTLDVRYAGIPVWENGSLEVGVDYALVHPTESASQKAKDAKDGVMFTAELTQGLDSGFNKTVFQYGTEGYSKAFAFYGDGSWYGAEANDGASGYRLINWGVIGMGENWEMGHQLVYGVGEDMWDGQDKWEAMSVVVRPMYKWDDNHKTIFEAGYAIDDNDGDENKFGKLTVAQAWSAGSSFWARPEIRLYASYLTADKADNSNTFDGGRSDDTFQFGVQAEAWW
- a CDS encoding sensor domain-containing diguanylate cyclase produces the protein MAFPRFLIRYTRPYLLLLGGFILYSSYEQIGDSEAVVYRQSQTNIITAKRLVKSQVEAAYAKLFLLEAALKSSNENPNTKAFTEVSDSIVEFSPQYSAVLYSTDNQEKAYFPDGGIALQDTSKLHWHKLNTISERFYLSSLYQNTDKRWVFALKYVDPSVSKHLWLEFDLLHTTQQLRDLKTLNDGYIFVVDRDTGRLVFHPDPSRVGDTSVSYHGGISDKVTNGQQVGKHEYYYQGDYKVSVFDAENRMHWVYVSGTDRADIINNNYPLGLIAALIMSLLALSSGVYYLTDQLHRSLSRLNNVTNVGEFRDQIKRILNRFCYHNGIQLCLYDGMNHGIYTLDYHGNRRLALVDKSYPSRFDPSNPAKSQVLSQDDLVQKLKISRKNYSMPLFDGSDLMAVLYISYQTPPNKYVLNLIQSYAQTTLVNLRLRERLRHQDPVTQLENKTGLATHIARELGENERFVATVDIDNFSRINEIYGYPVGDLIIKQTANVLRDSFPKPMGICVARTGGDEFTLLFKAGSLSEAQKQLEHFKDELKNDWISMGDGNIKFTVSIGVTGLENNYHHTVAQIDKAMMQAKRLGKNRVCCAE
- a CDS encoding recombinase family protein, whose translation is MTTYLYTRHSPKNRAYQEQLNALQVIDPDAQHFEDQLHGCVAPEEQEAFQKLLNIVKTGDTIILWWLTAFGRDFSQALNTITTLLDKGVTLKTVCEPLTFEPDSEQTQTLLALLSGYGKVQTQHRLFAAEQGRKAIKEQPNMWQEKFRGRPANKTKHQRIATLLLEGHTLKSVAEQCDVSLSTVKRVKTKLNEYDDEGSLRRRGEGEKS